The Pseudomonadota bacterium region TCCCGCCTACTGATCCTCGATACGCTGCACCAACAGCGCCCGCTGACGCGGAGGCAAGGGCACGCGATCGAGGTTCGCGAGCGCGAGTTGGGGGTCGTCTCGCGCGATCTTGGAGAGGACGTTGTAGGCAGTCATCTGACGTTGCTCCACATCGTCGATCTCCTCGACCCAATCGAAGGCCTCCTCCCCCATGGCCCCAGCAAAGGTCCGACCGCTGGTGAGGACCGAGGCGATCGCTTGATCGCGCCCGGCCTCCCGATCCAGTCCGTCGGCCCAGCGCAGGGCGCTGCGGCTGTCCTGCTGGGCCCACATGCTGGCCACCGTGCTAGCCGTACTGGCCTGCAGCGTCTCGGGCATGCGTTCAATGGCAGCCGCGGCCGACGCCGGATCGCGCTGTGACCAGCTCATCATCATCGAGGGCGCAAGATCCTGCAGAGCAGTTGCCTCGAACTGGCGAAGTACGGCGTCGAAGGCGGCGTTCGGATCATTGCGCATCCAGGTGCTAATTGCGTTGCGCAGCGCGTCGTCGTAACCAGGTTCACCCTCGTACGCCTCGAGCCACTGCAGCATCTGTTGCGGGCGCTGGCTCGCATAGCGCTGCGCCACGCCCTGCAGCGCATGGTGGCGGTCGGCGCCGCTCAGGGTGCCGAGCAACTCCGTCGCGGCGAACAGGTCGCGCTGCGCCAGAGTGCCAAGCACCGACCCGATCGCCTCCCGTCGCGCGCCATCGTCCAGCTCGCGGGCCCAAGCGAGGGCCGCGTAGGGTTCTGCCACTGCCCACTGATAGGCCAGCGTCTGCACCGCCTGGCGATGCTGCAGGCTGCCGGCGGGCGCTGCGTCGAGCAACATCGCCGCCCCCTGGGGATTGCGCTCCGCCACCACGCGGACGGCGCCGGCCAGCGCCTCATCTCGCATCGCCGCGTTCGGTGCGGTCTGCAACAGCTGCAGCGCTGCAAGGGGATCGCTGAGGGCGATGGCGTTCACGGCCGCTGCGTACGCCGTCTGGCGTTCGCTGTTGTTATCGAGAGAATTCACCCAGCTCATCACGGTCTCAGGCTGCTGGCGGGCGAAGGCGACAGCCAAGGAGGGTAGTACCGAGCGCCTGTCCTGCGCATTCGGCAGTCGATCGAGATTGGCCGCGGCCAAGGCGGCGTCGTACTCGGCAATCGTCCTGAGGGTCACCTGCGCGTAGCCCGGGTGGCCATGCACCGCTTGTAGCTGCGCCGCCCACTCCAGGGCGGCACCAGCGTCTTGCTTGGCCAGCTTGCCGAGGATCGAACTCAGCCACTGACCGCGCTCTCGCCCCGGGCGCAGTCTGGAGACGGTGGCGATAGCGGCGTGGGGATCGGTGTTGGCCCAACGCGAGATCACCGCGCGTTCGAAGGCCAGGCGCGCGTTGGCATCGGTGATGGTCTCGGCCGAGGCGAGGGCGGCGGCTGGGTCGCGACTGGCCCAAAGCTGCCCCACCGCAGCCACCTGCTGCCAGCGCGTTACCCGATCGCCGACCGCCAAGGCCGCCTCCAGGGCGGCCGTCGGGTCCTCCGCCACCTGGCGACCCAACACCCGGTTGCGCGCCTGGCGAGACTGATAGGTACTGGGCAAGCGATCCACGATCGCGGCTAAGCGCTCATCGTCCACGCGCCCCCAGGCATAGAGGATCGCATCGCCCGCGATCTGCTGAGCCTGGCGCGACGGCAACCCTGCCACGGCGGCCAGGGCCGCCTCGAGATCATTCTCCGCCCAGCTGCTGAACACGACGCTCAAAAAGTACTCAGTGTCGATCGGCATCGCGTCGACGGCGATCTGCAGCGCCCGCTCGGGCGCGAGGCCCACCAGGCGCTGGAGGAAGATCCCAGCCGCCGCCGAACGCCCGCCGCTGCTACGGCCCGTGCCCGCCACCGCACCGATCATCTGCGCGAGCGCGTCCGCGTCGCTCTCCTGCGCCAGGCGATGCAGGGCAAGGTCGCGGGCGAAGGCGGTCGGCAGGGCCAGGGCGGAGGACAGGGCCGGCGCGGTCTGGGCGTCGACGCGCGCCAGGGCGCGGGAGGACAGGTTCTGCCCGGGCACGCGGTCCGGCAGGCTGGCGAGGGAAGGGGCCGTCGGGTCAGCGCCCGGTCCGTCTGCGGCGCCCCGCATCCACCAGTTCGCGGCCGAGATCCCCAACACCGTGCCGGCAGCGACACCCAATAGCAGCACTCTTACGTTTGCAAGCACGACGGCGACCCCTCCTGCGCGGCCACGACTCCCCGGCGCGATGCTAGCGCTCACCGCTCTTGGCTAGCAAACAAACGCGTAAGGCACGCCAGCGTGGGCTAATCATGAGCGAGCGAAGTAAGACCCGCCGACGCCCCCTTTGCAGTGGGCGCCTAGACCTAGGACACACGGTGTGGCGCGCATGCGTACTCGACAGTGCTAGGAACGCGAAGGCTGCGGGCTCAGCAGCAGGAGCAGTCCGAAAAGCACCATCGTCGCCCCGGAGGTGCGCTGCACCGCGGGCAGTCGGGCAGACGTAAATCGCGCTGCGAAGCGTCCCAGGGCGGCGTAGACCGCGATCGCCACCGCTTCCATGGCGATGAACGCTGCGCCCAGCATAGCGTAGCTCTGCCAGTAGCGCTCTACCACCACGAACTGGGGAAAGAACGCGGCGAAAATCAGTAGCGCTTTAGGATTGCTCATCGCGACCAGGGCTTCCGCTCGAAAGGCACGTCGCAGCGTGAGTTCGTGCCCCTGGACCACTTGCGTAGGCACAGCCTCAGCCCCGCGCCAGAGCGACACGCCAAGCCAGATCAGGTACGTCGCG contains the following coding sequences:
- a CDS encoding LysE family translocator, whose product is MIDWLIFLPACFALNLAFGPSNLLAMTHGSRRGMGFAQRAACARLLVFVPMIALSALGLGVLLTASAALFTVLKVAGATYLIWLGVSLWRGAEAVPTQVVQGHELTLRRAFRAEALVAMSNPKALLIFAAFFPQFVVVERYWQSYAMLGAAFIAMEAVAIAVYAALGRFAARFTSARLPAVQRTSGATMVLFGLLLLLSPQPSRS